In Nymphaea colorata isolate Beijing-Zhang1983 chromosome 3, ASM883128v2, whole genome shotgun sequence, a genomic segment contains:
- the LOC116251421 gene encoding uncharacterized protein LOC116251421 isoform X2 encodes MNLKRQRRPNVRLGEIGEVSTAALCGTSQRHTDNWEATKWKTKAGSLQEVVRQTPFSFSRDIARSHKSASANRGSLINGEIQVDVPIGPEGMNGFEKGVGGIKSFGQEHRKRSLELGPIVKKVRHTKVRGRGFRGGGLGDRVWRSAQIGVSIDNEVRECQEEDGVGDHAATNTSYDAQEHFKDSDLETLGSPHYAKELGDAAKDPSPDAVVVNFEQSLSPPIDDEWVEPLSDRQGQADSGDYHMEENSKENNGMSSDDINCLELRSGEPSRLKNEVKGNSWDQRAGLVEKKAIPFSARVSGAVDSVRGWLDELGFGKYAHIFEIHEVDNEVLPFLTFEDLKEMGINAVGPRRKIFTAIQMLKEGYSA; translated from the coding sequence ATGAATCTGAAGCGTCAGCGGCGGCCGAATGTTCGGCTTGGCGAAATCGGAGAAGTCTCTACTGCTGCGCTTTGTGGCACTTCGCAGAGGCATACTGATAATTGGGAGGCAACAAAATGGAAAACTAAGGCAGGAAGTTTGCAAGAGGTCGTAAGGCAGACTCCTTTCAGCTTCTCAAGGGACATTGCTAGATCTCACAAGTCAGCTTCTGCAAATCGGGGCAGTTTGATAAATGGTGAAATTCAGGTTGATGTGCCAATTGGTCCGGAAGGTATGAATGGTTTTGAGAAGGGAGTTGGAGGTATTAAGAGTTTTGGCCAAGAGCACAGAAAGCGGAGTCTAGAACTTGGTCCGATTGTGAAGAAGGTTAGGCATACAAAAGTCCGAGGTCGGGGGTTCAGGGGAGGAGGACTGGGAGATCGAGTTTGGAGGAGTGCACAGATCGGAGTCAGTATTGATAATGAAGTTAGAGAATGTCAGGAAGAAGATGGAGTGGGAGATCATGCTGCGACCAATACTTCCTACGATGCACAAGAACACTTTAAGGATTCTGATCTCGAAACTTTGGGAAGTCCACACTATGCAAAGGAGCTTGGTGATGCCGCGAAGGATCCATCTCCCGATGCAGTGGTTGTTAACTTTGAACAATCACTTAGCCCTCCCATTGATGACGAATGGGTTGAGCCTCTATCTGATAGGCAGGGCCAAGCTGATTCAGGGGACTATCATATGGAAGAAAATTCCAAAGAAAACAATGGCATGTCATCTGATGATATTAACTGCTTGGAATTGCGATCTGGTGAACCATCTAGGTTGAAGAATGAGGTCAAGGGCAATTCATGGGATCAGAGAGCTGGACTTGTTGAAAAGAAGGCAATACCTTTTTCTGCAAGAGTTAGTGGTGCTGTTGATAGCGTTAGGGGATGGTTGGACGAACTGGGGTTCGGCAAATATgctcatatatttgaaattcatgagGTTGACAATGAGGTATTGCCATTTCTAACGTTTGAAGACCTCAAAGAGATGGGTATTAATGCTGTTGGGCCTCGCCGTAAGATATTCACTGCAATTCAGATGCTTAAGGAGGGGTATTCTGCATAG
- the LOC116251421 gene encoding uncharacterized protein LOC116251421 isoform X1, protein MADMNLKRQRRPNVRLGEIGEVSTAALCGTSQRHTDNWEATKWKTKAGSLQEVVRQTPFSFSRDIARSHKSASANRGSLINGEIQVDVPIGPEGMNGFEKGVGGIKSFGQEHRKRSLELGPIVKKVRHTKVRGRGFRGGGLGDRVWRSAQIGVSIDNEVRECQEEDGVGDHAATNTSYDAQEHFKDSDLETLGSPHYAKELGDAAKDPSPDAVVVNFEQSLSPPIDDEWVEPLSDRQGQADSGDYHMEENSKENNGMSSDDINCLELRSGEPSRLKNEVKGNSWDQRAGLVEKKAIPFSARVSGAVDSVRGWLDELGFGKYAHIFEIHEVDNEVLPFLTFEDLKEMGINAVGPRRKIFTAIQMLKEGYSA, encoded by the coding sequence ATGGCAGATATGAATCTGAAGCGTCAGCGGCGGCCGAATGTTCGGCTTGGCGAAATCGGAGAAGTCTCTACTGCTGCGCTTTGTGGCACTTCGCAGAGGCATACTGATAATTGGGAGGCAACAAAATGGAAAACTAAGGCAGGAAGTTTGCAAGAGGTCGTAAGGCAGACTCCTTTCAGCTTCTCAAGGGACATTGCTAGATCTCACAAGTCAGCTTCTGCAAATCGGGGCAGTTTGATAAATGGTGAAATTCAGGTTGATGTGCCAATTGGTCCGGAAGGTATGAATGGTTTTGAGAAGGGAGTTGGAGGTATTAAGAGTTTTGGCCAAGAGCACAGAAAGCGGAGTCTAGAACTTGGTCCGATTGTGAAGAAGGTTAGGCATACAAAAGTCCGAGGTCGGGGGTTCAGGGGAGGAGGACTGGGAGATCGAGTTTGGAGGAGTGCACAGATCGGAGTCAGTATTGATAATGAAGTTAGAGAATGTCAGGAAGAAGATGGAGTGGGAGATCATGCTGCGACCAATACTTCCTACGATGCACAAGAACACTTTAAGGATTCTGATCTCGAAACTTTGGGAAGTCCACACTATGCAAAGGAGCTTGGTGATGCCGCGAAGGATCCATCTCCCGATGCAGTGGTTGTTAACTTTGAACAATCACTTAGCCCTCCCATTGATGACGAATGGGTTGAGCCTCTATCTGATAGGCAGGGCCAAGCTGATTCAGGGGACTATCATATGGAAGAAAATTCCAAAGAAAACAATGGCATGTCATCTGATGATATTAACTGCTTGGAATTGCGATCTGGTGAACCATCTAGGTTGAAGAATGAGGTCAAGGGCAATTCATGGGATCAGAGAGCTGGACTTGTTGAAAAGAAGGCAATACCTTTTTCTGCAAGAGTTAGTGGTGCTGTTGATAGCGTTAGGGGATGGTTGGACGAACTGGGGTTCGGCAAATATgctcatatatttgaaattcatgagGTTGACAATGAGGTATTGCCATTTCTAACGTTTGAAGACCTCAAAGAGATGGGTATTAATGCTGTTGGGCCTCGCCGTAAGATATTCACTGCAATTCAGATGCTTAAGGAGGGGTATTCTGCATAG